Proteins from a genomic interval of Brachybacterium vulturis:
- a CDS encoding DUF3043 domain-containing protein, giving the protein MIFRKSEPPPSPEPEPQSARPGSKGRPTRTRKEAEAARRRPLVVDDRKEARRRDRERASRERQESQQALMSGDEKKMPPQHRGPERSYVRDLVDSRWNIAELFFPVALVFMVISLVLPLIRPELTTTLSTGMIIVLWGGIAVCVVDSLFLRKRIRHLVTERFGTVQRGLVGYGIMRAIQIRRFRLPRAQIKHGQAPR; this is encoded by the coding sequence GTGATCTTCCGCAAGTCCGAACCCCCGCCAAGCCCCGAGCCCGAGCCGCAGTCCGCGCGCCCCGGCTCGAAGGGACGACCCACCCGTACCCGCAAGGAGGCCGAGGCGGCTCGCCGTCGACCCCTGGTGGTCGATGACCGCAAGGAGGCACGTCGCCGGGACCGGGAGCGGGCCAGCCGCGAACGGCAGGAGTCCCAGCAGGCCCTGATGAGCGGCGATGAGAAGAAGATGCCGCCTCAGCACCGAGGTCCTGAGCGCAGCTATGTGCGGGATCTGGTGGACTCCCGTTGGAACATCGCGGAGCTCTTCTTCCCGGTCGCGCTGGTGTTCATGGTCATCTCGCTGGTCCTGCCCCTGATCCGTCCGGAGCTCACCACCACGTTGAGCACCGGCATGATCATCGTGCTGTGGGGCGGGATCGCCGTATGCGTGGTCGACAGCCTGTTCCTGCGCAAGCGGATCCGGCACCTGGTCACCGAGCGCTTCGGCACGGTCCAGCGCGGTCTGGTGGGCTACGGGATCATGCGGGCGATCCAGATCCGTCGCTTCCGTCTGCCCCGCGCGCAGATCAAGCACGGCCAGGCGCCGCGCTGA
- the aspS gene encoding aspartate--tRNA ligase, with translation MLRTHTAGELRQEHIGQTVTLTGWIGRRRDHGGVTFLDLRDASGVTQVVVREDEAMHLRNEYVLKVVGTVGRRPAGNENPQLPTGDIEVTASEVEVLSVSAPLPFQLDEHTEVGEEARLRYRYLDLRRQGPAAAMRLRSEVNRAARDTLLDQDFVEVETPTLTRSTPEGARDFLVPARLAPGSWYALPQSPQLFKQLLMVGGIEKYFQLARCYRDEDFRADRQPEFTQLDVEMSFVDQEDIISLAEQILTAVWATGGHPITTPFPRLTYAESMRRFGSDKPDLRFDLELVEMTEYFQDTPFRVFQAPYVGAVVMAGGASQPRRRLDAWQEWAKQRGAKGLAYVLVQEDGTLTGPVSKNISEAEKAGLCEATGASTGDCIFFAAGEAKASRALLGAARGEIAERLGLIDHQQFAFVWVVDAPMFEPAADARAAGDVAVGGGAWTAVHHAFTSPKPEFMDTFDTDPGAALSYAYDIVCNGNEIGGGSIRIHDQSVQQRVFRLMGIGEEEAQEKFGFLLEAFQFGAPPHGGIAFGWDRIVALLAGEDSIREVIAFPKTGNGFDPLTAAPAAITPQQRKEAGVDTPPAPRGQQAEPGSAGTAPDQAPGA, from the coding sequence GTGCTGCGCACCCATACCGCCGGTGAGCTCCGCCAGGAGCACATCGGACAGACCGTCACCCTCACCGGCTGGATCGGCCGTCGCCGTGACCACGGCGGCGTGACGTTCCTCGATCTGCGCGACGCGAGCGGCGTCACCCAGGTGGTGGTGCGCGAGGACGAGGCGATGCACCTGCGCAACGAGTACGTGCTGAAGGTCGTCGGCACCGTCGGCCGTCGCCCCGCGGGCAACGAGAACCCGCAGCTGCCCACCGGCGACATCGAGGTCACCGCGAGCGAGGTCGAGGTGCTCAGCGTCTCGGCACCACTGCCCTTCCAGCTCGACGAGCACACGGAGGTGGGGGAGGAGGCGCGCCTGCGCTACCGCTACCTGGACCTGCGCCGGCAGGGCCCGGCAGCCGCGATGCGTCTGCGCTCCGAGGTCAACCGCGCCGCCCGCGACACCCTGCTGGACCAGGATTTCGTCGAGGTCGAGACCCCGACGCTGACCCGGTCCACACCGGAGGGCGCCCGTGACTTCCTGGTCCCGGCACGCCTGGCCCCCGGCTCCTGGTACGCGCTGCCGCAGTCCCCGCAGCTGTTCAAGCAGCTGCTGATGGTGGGCGGCATCGAGAAGTACTTCCAGCTCGCCCGCTGCTATCGCGACGAGGACTTCCGGGCCGATCGCCAGCCCGAGTTCACCCAGCTCGACGTCGAGATGAGCTTCGTGGACCAGGAGGACATCATCTCCTTGGCCGAGCAGATCCTCACCGCCGTGTGGGCCACGGGCGGTCACCCGATCACCACCCCCTTCCCGCGCCTGACCTACGCCGAGTCGATGCGCCGCTTCGGCTCCGACAAGCCCGATCTGCGCTTCGACCTCGAACTGGTCGAGATGACCGAGTACTTCCAGGACACCCCGTTCCGGGTGTTCCAGGCCCCGTACGTGGGAGCGGTCGTCATGGCCGGGGGCGCGTCCCAGCCCCGTCGCCGGCTCGACGCCTGGCAGGAGTGGGCCAAGCAGCGCGGCGCGAAGGGCCTGGCCTACGTGCTGGTGCAGGAGGACGGCACCCTCACCGGACCGGTCTCCAAGAACATCTCCGAGGCCGAGAAGGCCGGTCTGTGTGAGGCGACCGGTGCCTCCACCGGCGACTGCATCTTCTTCGCCGCCGGTGAGGCGAAGGCCTCGCGCGCCCTGCTCGGGGCGGCCCGCGGGGAGATCGCCGAGCGGCTCGGACTGATCGATCACCAGCAGTTCGCCTTCGTGTGGGTCGTCGACGCACCGATGTTCGAGCCCGCGGCCGATGCCCGTGCCGCCGGCGACGTGGCCGTGGGCGGTGGTGCCTGGACCGCCGTGCATCATGCCTTCACCTCACCGAAGCCCGAGTTCATGGACACCTTCGACACCGACCCCGGCGCGGCGCTGTCCTACGCCTACGACATCGTGTGCAACGGCAACGAGATCGGCGGCGGCTCGATCCGTATCCATGACCAGTCCGTGCAGCAGCGCGTGTTCCGCCTGATGGGCATCGGCGAGGAGGAGGCGCAGGAGAAGTTCGGCTTCCTGCTGGAGGCCTTCCAGTTCGGTGCCCCACCGCACGGCGGCATCGCCTTCGGCTGGGACCGGATCGTGGCCCTGCTCGCCGGGGAGGACTCGATCCGTGAGGTCATCGCCTTCCCCAAGACCGGCAACGGCTTCGACCCGCTGACCGCCGCTCCGGCGGCCATCACCCCGCAGCAGCGCAAGGAGGCCGGGGTCGACACCCCGCCTGCTCCGCGCGGACAGCAGGCGGAACCGGGCTCCGCCGGCACCGCACCGGACCAGGCACCGGGGGCCTGA
- a CDS encoding DEAD/DEAH box helicase: MTDVSPAHDSAASEQPETTAPAEVAAEPGTTRDETAQTAPAPAESAQPEAAQPETAAPVEPEVPAAPSFDDIALPAPLRRAVDELGFTTPSAIQAQAIPPLLEGRDVIGVAQTGTGKTAAFGLPLLAAIDPSRREVQALVLAPTRELAMQVADAIASFATSIGGLDVVALYGGSPYGPQERALARGAQVVVGTPGRVMDHMRRTNLRLDTVRFAVLDEADEMLRMGFAEDVEEILSHSPASRQVALFSATMPSAIQRVAQTHMNDPVRVSVSPQSSTVKSVTQTYAVVPFRHRTGALARVLQTSPAEAAIVFVRTRAAAEEVGTALLSRGLIAASISGDVPQKEREKIVERLRDGSLQVLVATDVAARGLDVERIGLVVNFDVPKEAESYVHRIGRTGRAGRSGEALTFIGPHERRALKNIERATKQTLAEADIPSPRDVSKHRLAAQLTKLPERIERGRLEMYRELIGEFVTEHELDPLELAAALGAMSVGDEGPGAPSEEEEFTGAKLSGDARHAERGHRGDAPTTERGYTSYKVGVGHTHGARPPGIVGAITGEGGLHGKDIGKIQIFPNFALVQIRGALSSEQMERISRAKVGGRELRIGPDQGPRGGKGPRRDGDRPFRRHDRPHHDDRGGRFDSKRRPFRRSEG; encoded by the coding sequence ATGACCGACGTTTCCCCTGCCCACGACTCCGCCGCCTCCGAGCAGCCCGAGACCACCGCGCCGGCCGAGGTCGCCGCGGAGCCCGGCACCACCCGGGACGAGACCGCACAGACAGCTCCCGCACCCGCGGAGTCCGCGCAGCCGGAGGCCGCGCAGCCCGAGACCGCCGCGCCGGTCGAGCCGGAGGTCCCCGCTGCCCCCAGCTTCGACGACATCGCGCTGCCGGCTCCCCTGCGCCGCGCCGTCGATGAGCTCGGCTTCACCACCCCCTCGGCCATCCAGGCCCAGGCCATCCCGCCGCTGCTGGAGGGCCGCGACGTGATCGGCGTCGCCCAGACCGGCACCGGCAAGACCGCCGCCTTCGGCCTGCCGCTGCTGGCCGCGATCGATCCCTCGCGCCGTGAGGTGCAGGCCCTCGTGCTCGCGCCGACGCGCGAGCTGGCGATGCAGGTGGCCGACGCCATCGCCTCCTTCGCCACCTCCATCGGCGGGCTCGACGTGGTCGCCCTCTACGGCGGGTCACCGTACGGTCCGCAGGAGCGGGCCCTCGCCCGCGGTGCCCAGGTCGTCGTCGGCACCCCCGGCCGTGTGATGGACCACATGCGCCGCACGAACCTGCGCCTGGACACCGTCCGCTTCGCCGTCCTGGACGAGGCCGACGAGATGCTGCGGATGGGCTTCGCGGAGGACGTCGAGGAGATCCTCTCCCACTCCCCCGCCAGCCGACAGGTGGCGCTGTTCTCCGCCACCATGCCCTCGGCCATCCAGCGGGTCGCCCAGACCCATATGAACGACCCGGTGCGGGTGAGCGTGAGCCCGCAGTCCTCGACCGTCAAGAGCGTGACCCAGACCTACGCCGTGGTGCCGTTCCGGCATCGGACCGGAGCCCTGGCCCGGGTGCTGCAGACCTCTCCGGCGGAGGCCGCGATCGTGTTCGTGCGCACCCGCGCCGCCGCCGAGGAGGTCGGCACCGCCCTGCTCTCCCGAGGCCTGATCGCAGCATCGATCAGCGGCGATGTGCCCCAGAAGGAGCGGGAGAAGATCGTCGAGCGCCTGCGCGACGGTTCGCTGCAGGTGCTGGTCGCCACCGATGTCGCGGCCCGCGGCCTGGACGTCGAGCGGATCGGTCTGGTCGTGAACTTCGACGTGCCCAAGGAGGCGGAGTCCTACGTGCACCGCATCGGGCGGACCGGCCGCGCCGGGCGCTCCGGCGAGGCGCTGACCTTCATCGGCCCCCACGAGCGTCGGGCGCTGAAGAACATCGAGCGCGCCACCAAGCAGACCCTCGCCGAGGCGGACATCCCCTCGCCGCGCGATGTGTCCAAGCATCGTCTGGCCGCGCAGCTGACCAAGCTGCCCGAGCGCATCGAGCGGGGCCGCCTGGAGATGTACCGCGAGCTGATCGGCGAGTTCGTCACCGAGCACGAGCTGGATCCGCTGGAGCTCGCCGCCGCCCTGGGCGCGATGTCCGTGGGCGACGAGGGTCCCGGAGCCCCCTCCGAGGAGGAGGAGTTCACCGGGGCGAAGCTCTCCGGTGACGCCCGTCATGCAGAGCGCGGCCACCGCGGCGACGCCCCGACCACCGAGCGCGGCTATACCTCGTACAAGGTCGGTGTGGGTCACACCCACGGCGCGCGGCCGCCGGGCATCGTCGGTGCGATCACCGGCGAGGGCGGGCTGCACGGCAAGGACATCGGCAAGATCCAGATCTTCCCCAACTTCGCCCTGGTCCAGATCCGCGGTGCGCTGTCCTCCGAGCAGATGGAGCGGATCTCCCGGGCCAAGGTCGGCGGCCGCGAGCTGCGGATCGGCCCCGATCAGGGTCCGCGCGGCGGCAAGGGTCCGCGTCGGGACGGCGACCGTCCGTTCCGTCGTCATGACCGTCCCCACCACGACGACCGCGGCGGCCGCTTCGACTCGAAGCGTCGCCCCTTCCGTCGCAGCGAGGGCTGA
- the trxA gene encoding thioredoxin → MATHTLTTENHDKTVEDGIVLIDFWAGWCVPCQRFAPIFEESSETHEDVTFAKVDTEDQQELAMRYGVTSIPTLVAYREGIPVFSQAGALPQSALEDLIGQVKNLDMEEVRKAYAEAQEQEQEKQQG, encoded by the coding sequence ATGGCTACGCATACCCTGACCACCGAGAACCACGACAAGACCGTCGAGGACGGCATCGTCCTGATCGACTTCTGGGCGGGCTGGTGCGTGCCGTGCCAGCGCTTCGCTCCCATCTTCGAGGAGTCCTCCGAGACCCACGAGGACGTCACCTTCGCCAAGGTCGACACCGAGGACCAGCAGGAGCTCGCGATGCGCTATGGCGTCACCTCGATCCCCACCCTGGTCGCCTACCGCGAGGGCATCCCGGTGTTCTCCCAGGCCGGTGCCCTCCCGCAGTCCGCGCTCGAGGACCTCATCGGCCAGGTGAAGAACCTGGACATGGAGGAGGTCCGCAAGGCCTACGCCGAGGCGCAGGAGCAGGAGCAGGAGAAGCAGCAGGGCTGA
- a CDS encoding IS110 family transposase, with protein sequence MFTETTSLGLDVHARSVNAAAIDCSTGEVIEKSLPNDLVAISEFVEDLARGHGPLRITYEAGPTGFTLARFLLDAGHSVQVAAPSKLLRPTGERVKTDRRDAMLLARLARNDDIVAVRVPTLAEESARDLVRSRDDARRDLMSARHRLGKLVLRRGHVFPGKTTWGREHDAWLRAIRRDHLAEYGSGTVAAFDDAYDAVTHTLARRDRLDVTILNLAEDSEFTEITHRLACLRGISTLTAFGLAVEIGDWDRFTGSTIAAYLGLVPSEHSSGQTRSLGGITKTGNSHARRFLIESAWHHKPGYYPGKTLRQDWAKVPAVIAERADRGNRRLHHRWMVLEARRKRHAIANTAIARELAGWCWSLATMEE encoded by the coding sequence GTGTTCACCGAGACTACAAGCCTGGGATTGGATGTCCATGCCCGTAGCGTCAATGCCGCTGCGATCGACTGCTCCACCGGCGAGGTGATCGAGAAGTCCCTGCCGAATGATCTGGTCGCTATCAGCGAGTTCGTCGAGGACCTCGCCCGTGGCCACGGTCCCTTGCGGATCACCTACGAGGCCGGCCCCACCGGCTTCACGCTTGCCCGGTTCCTGCTCGATGCTGGACATTCCGTCCAGGTCGCGGCCCCGTCGAAGCTGTTGCGACCAACGGGTGAGCGAGTCAAGACCGATCGGCGCGATGCGATGCTGCTGGCCCGTCTGGCGCGCAACGATGACATCGTCGCGGTGCGGGTCCCCACGCTCGCGGAGGAGTCCGCCCGAGATCTGGTCCGTTCCCGGGACGATGCCCGCCGCGACTTGATGAGTGCCCGGCACCGGCTCGGGAAGCTGGTGCTGCGCCGCGGTCACGTCTTCCCCGGCAAGACGACCTGGGGCCGGGAGCATGACGCCTGGCTGCGGGCCATCCGCCGTGACCACTTGGCCGAATATGGTTCCGGGACCGTGGCCGCGTTCGATGACGCCTACGACGCCGTCACCCACACTCTCGCCCGCCGCGATCGCCTTGATGTAACGATCTTGAACCTGGCCGAGGACAGCGAATTCACCGAGATCACCCACCGCCTGGCCTGCCTGCGAGGGATCTCCACTCTGACCGCGTTCGGTCTGGCGGTGGAGATCGGGGACTGGGACCGGTTCACCGGCTCGACGATCGCGGCCTACCTCGGACTGGTCCCCTCCGAGCACTCCTCTGGACAGACGAGGTCTCTGGGCGGGATCACCAAGACCGGCAACTCCCACGCCCGCCGGTTCCTGATCGAGTCGGCCTGGCACCACAAACCCGGCTACTACCCCGGCAAGACCCTGCGACAGGACTGGGCGAAGGTCCCGGCCGTGATCGCCGAACGCGCCGACCGCGGGAACCGACGTCTCCATCACCGCTGGATGGTGCTGGAAGCGCGCCGCAAACGCCACGCCATCGCGAATACCGCGATCGCCCGCGAACTGGCCGGCTGGTGCTGGTCCCTGGCCACCATGGAGGAATAA
- the hisS gene encoding histidine--tRNA ligase gives MAKIAALSGFPEWLPAERLVEQHVIDVFREVAELHGFSGIETRAVEPLDQLLRKGEIDKEVYVLRRLHAEEEGADTAREDRSRTLGLHFDLTVPLARYVLEHQSSLAFPLRRFQIQKVWRGERPQDGRFREFYQADLDVIGQDTLPGHIEAEVAVVMADILHRLPMPRFTIHANTRRLSEGFFRSIGLEDQSAVLRSLDKLPKIGAAAVRDLLLTESGASPEQAQACLDFASIRTGDASFAQQVRDLGGNGEMVEQGIAELTAVIERVEAAVPGVIMADLSIARGLDYYTGTVFETFVSGHESLGSICSGGRYDALAADNRHTYPGVGLSIGLSRLVSRLLSAGLATASRSVPTCVLVSVADEQHRHLSDAAARTLRGRGIPCEVAPSAAKFGKQIRYADRRGIPFLWFPGVDGAADQVKDIRSGEQSDADAAAWEPPAEDRSVRILAADQERSSAQG, from the coding sequence ATGGCGAAGATCGCCGCCCTGTCAGGATTCCCGGAGTGGCTCCCCGCGGAGCGTCTCGTCGAACAGCACGTGATCGACGTGTTCCGCGAGGTGGCCGAGCTGCACGGCTTCTCGGGCATCGAGACGCGCGCCGTCGAGCCGCTCGACCAGCTGCTGCGCAAAGGAGAGATCGACAAGGAGGTGTACGTCCTGCGCCGCCTCCATGCCGAGGAGGAGGGGGCGGACACCGCCCGTGAGGATCGCTCGCGCACCCTGGGACTGCACTTCGACCTCACGGTGCCGCTGGCGCGCTACGTGCTCGAGCACCAGAGCTCTCTGGCCTTCCCGCTGCGACGCTTCCAGATCCAGAAGGTGTGGCGCGGCGAGCGCCCCCAGGACGGCCGCTTCCGCGAGTTCTACCAGGCGGACCTCGACGTCATCGGTCAGGACACCCTTCCCGGGCACATCGAGGCCGAGGTCGCCGTGGTGATGGCAGACATCCTCCACCGGCTGCCGATGCCCCGATTCACTATCCACGCCAACACCCGCCGGCTCTCCGAGGGGTTCTTCCGGTCCATCGGTCTCGAGGACCAGTCGGCGGTGCTGCGCAGCCTGGACAAGCTGCCGAAGATCGGCGCCGCCGCGGTGCGGGACCTGCTCCTGACCGAGTCCGGGGCGAGCCCGGAGCAGGCACAGGCCTGCCTCGACTTCGCCTCGATCCGCACCGGGGATGCGTCCTTCGCGCAGCAGGTGCGTGATCTCGGCGGCAATGGCGAGATGGTCGAGCAGGGCATCGCCGAGCTGACTGCGGTCATCGAGCGCGTCGAGGCGGCCGTGCCCGGCGTGATCATGGCTGATCTCTCCATCGCCCGCGGCCTGGACTACTACACCGGCACCGTGTTCGAGACCTTCGTGTCCGGGCACGAATCGCTCGGCTCGATCTGCTCGGGCGGTCGCTATGACGCTCTGGCCGCCGACAACCGCCACACCTATCCCGGCGTCGGGCTGTCGATCGGCCTGTCGCGGCTGGTCTCGCGCCTGCTCTCGGCGGGCCTGGCCACGGCCAGCCGCTCCGTGCCCACCTGCGTGCTGGTCTCCGTCGCCGATGAGCAGCACCGCCACCTCAGCGACGCCGCCGCCCGGACGTTGCGCGGTCGGGGCATCCCCTGCGAGGTCGCCCCCAGCGCCGCCAAGTTCGGCAAACAGATCCGCTATGCGGATCGTCGAGGGATCCCGTTCCTCTGGTTCCCGGGGGTCGACGGCGCCGCCGACCAGGTCAAGGACATCCGCAGCGGCGAGCAGTCCGACGCCGACGCCGCGGCCTGGGAGCCGCCGGCCGAGGACCGGAGCGTGCGGATCCTCGCCGCCGACCAGGAGCGGTCCTCCGCGCAGGGCTGA
- a CDS encoding DUF349 domain-containing protein — protein sequence MSESETPLPASSPVDADAATPADSTEPAAVEQPAATEQPGTAEQPVPPEPSDTAEQPVPPEPSDTAEQPVPPEPSDTAEQPVASEPDAGSAAAEGPTSAPDTPAPPETDRAAPVPTAPKPAARGPRPTAPTPAALAAKKPSAALLPVAPPVTEYDPEQITAAAAFGTVTEDGTVTVQDGTQVRTIGSTTESDRDAALEPFARGYLDLVAFLDLTQTTLNAPEHTQNELNRLLENLRKNMKEPQVVGDIPALRARANELRELAKAKIRDLEAKRAEGREEAIGRRTEFVESIEALVATDPEQISWKNAGETMRQMVPTWKQMQTEDVSLDRPTEEALWKRLSTARATFDRMRKQFFSQLDAKHAEAAEVKEQLILRAESMQESTDWGPTVRAYKDLMDEWRHAPRGRRKKDDAQWKRFKAAQDTFFQARNADLHETEAEQRENLAAKETLLSEAESIDPAQDLEKAKQALRSVQDRWEEAGKVPRGDMRRIDDRLRTVERSVKNAEQDEWRRTDPRTKARVEGASSQLHSAIASYQHALDRAVAGGDPAKIAEAEAALEARKEWLAVIERSARDLG from the coding sequence GTGAGCGAGTCCGAGACCCCCCTCCCCGCCTCCTCCCCGGTGGACGCCGACGCCGCGACCCCGGCAGACAGCACCGAGCCCGCTGCGGTGGAACAGCCCGCTGCGACGGAGCAGCCCGGCACCGCCGAGCAGCCCGTGCCGCCGGAGCCCAGCGATACCGCAGAGCAGCCCGTGCCGCCGGAGCCCAGCGATACCGCCGAGCAGCCCGTCCCGCCGGAGCCGAGCGATACCGCCGAGCAGCCCGTCGCCTCCGAGCCGGACGCCGGGTCGGCGGCCGCTGAGGGACCGACGAGCGCTCCGGACACGCCGGCACCGCCCGAGACGGACCGGGCGGCCCCGGTGCCGACCGCTCCCAAGCCCGCGGCACGCGGCCCCCGGCCCACCGCCCCGACCCCCGCCGCCCTGGCCGCGAAGAAGCCGAGCGCCGCTCTGCTCCCGGTCGCACCGCCGGTCACGGAGTACGACCCGGAGCAGATCACCGCCGCCGCGGCCTTCGGCACGGTCACCGAGGACGGCACGGTCACGGTGCAGGACGGCACCCAGGTGCGGACCATCGGCTCCACCACCGAGAGCGACCGTGACGCGGCGCTGGAGCCCTTCGCCCGCGGCTATCTCGATCTGGTCGCCTTCCTGGACCTCACGCAGACCACGCTCAACGCCCCCGAGCACACCCAGAACGAGCTGAACCGTCTGCTCGAGAACCTGCGCAAGAACATGAAGGAGCCGCAGGTCGTGGGTGACATCCCGGCTCTGCGGGCGCGCGCGAACGAGCTGCGGGAGCTGGCCAAGGCGAAGATCCGGGACCTCGAGGCCAAGCGTGCCGAGGGTCGTGAGGAGGCGATCGGTCGGCGCACCGAGTTCGTGGAGTCCATCGAAGCGCTGGTGGCCACCGATCCGGAGCAGATCTCGTGGAAGAACGCCGGCGAGACCATGCGTCAGATGGTCCCCACCTGGAAGCAGATGCAGACCGAGGACGTCTCCCTGGACCGCCCCACCGAGGAGGCGCTGTGGAAGCGGCTCTCGACGGCCCGCGCGACCTTCGACCGGATGCGCAAGCAGTTCTTCTCCCAGCTGGATGCCAAGCACGCCGAGGCCGCAGAGGTCAAGGAGCAGCTGATCCTCCGAGCGGAGTCGATGCAGGAGTCCACCGACTGGGGACCCACCGTGCGGGCGTACAAGGACCTGATGGACGAATGGCGTCACGCCCCGCGCGGCCGACGCAAGAAGGATGACGCGCAGTGGAAGCGGTTCAAGGCCGCGCAGGACACCTTCTTCCAGGCCCGCAACGCCGACCTCCACGAGACCGAGGCCGAGCAGCGCGAGAATCTCGCGGCCAAGGAGACGCTGCTGTCCGAGGCCGAGTCGATCGATCCTGCGCAGGATCTGGAGAAGGCGAAGCAGGCCCTGCGCTCGGTGCAGGATCGCTGGGAGGAGGCGGGCAAGGTCCCCCGCGGCGACATGCGCCGGATCGATGACCGCCTTCGCACGGTCGAGCGATCGGTGAAGAACGCCGAGCAGGACGAATGGCGGCGCACCGATCCGCGCACCAAGGCACGGGTCGAGGGCGCCTCCTCGCAGCTGCATTCCGCGATCGCCTCGTACCAGCACGCATTGGACAGGGCCGTGGCCGGCGGCGATCCGGCGAAGATCGCCGAGGCCGAGGCCGCGCTCGAAGCGCGCAAGGAGTGGCTCGCGGTGATCGAGCGCTCAGCGCGCGATCTCGGCTGA